The following are encoded in a window of Rosa chinensis cultivar Old Blush chromosome 4, RchiOBHm-V2, whole genome shotgun sequence genomic DNA:
- the LOC112200477 gene encoding helicase protein MOM1 isoform X2 — protein MPLLPVQFLPGHPALYFPNLNCPLNTDLTPCGALSIFFHFCSFGLVLLPTLYQSFTRCWVFHFVSVLRTTQKRSCHFYDLQLRIVRVQPTSLDAAKIFVELLLEYVLNNHLIKRELTMLQAFQISLCWTAASLLKQKVNHKESLACVKKHLNFNCNKDEVDYVYAMLQCLKSTAYFKAAESPKFAESSCRCPLKDHSDAKVSHSVTCKFHKVTSEHGDLSLNQEYIAQKDVSKSIKQIQKKFQKKMKKFNDKQLKERSEILRSYKEEKENLEFKHKIESIVIRTCLWRNILLKKGKPKMWEIEQEKEVEDHKHQMEMRLEHLKKLQLEAASKLKKKEDTWVEELKRWAHDELFYRPSLDAPESAHSMTVGVMELSKTADYVTDKACSRPITATTPSWSISTNSALDTMTSEAGLFTDVMGKNNSGKSCHDQENFVSVNSGAKNFITVGGTSDNAEVLLDVTEICSTAALTEAITFSLPSFDECLHNTNPLPISDAVVRLEVAETVNSVDGPQRPLLLNLTSLEQNPNGAAVSVPDSEAPVGLHETISTGHDLCNVGSEIPHSCEEQAHVISPVTMQDKEAETGVHVMLDDDLENLVAMDLPSSEEQISKSATEKENSQVHETISSSHDLHNVVSVIPPSSEGRNLMMSIATVQDKEAEAGVLDKESNDYASLGEDQGNLVNVHSSSSEEKIAESTSGKLNGEAQILASDSATQVNQQNLVDSAVNGNSNQEMPLDSSPSADQDHGTDMLATSSAAQDGDAQACVNQNTCQPMDSHFHDGIEFQPSSEDSDFNQVTHVAMQFNANLPAFSEQTGLQPLTSFSLNQPSYVPTNGFGLPFSDTRSTFVTSNLPLPFNCDLLQKELERLGREREENLKSHENKKLQLKSDMEKGIEELKAEICQEYETELQQIEAEFFLKKEDLLAVHGKVLIHTMLARAWDLAFKSIGKDNTGSSSSGVHHDGNFAVDRQLVQSCMQQNAQMPSLVSNSSLANPPAACRQTTPLALATSPHYAAPLIQNVDLLPTSSPGLSSTNAASHPHIGSFSSSTGRPQGRVEIRSPLPHLQPRRPSTPFTGGTSPFSHEDGSSNQQSHRSSPSSSLLELFLTQTPAPTQMSVPYNMGHDHETAGEPSISVTGTSPVYPQCEVISNQQPHRNFPPSLSSHRQRPLAFTQQFDLLPTPPPGLSSTNAASHPHMGSFSSSTGRPQGRVEIRSPLPHLQPRRPSTPLTRGNSPFSHKDGSSNQQSHRSSPSSSLLELFLTQPPRPHRCLFPIIYNMIMKLQGNLQYPLLVPVLSIHNVKLYQISSHIGIPLHLPYFHLILNDLWPPHTHNLIFCLLLLLAFLRPMQQVTPTSVPSPLQQEDPKVELRFVPLPHIFNLVDFQHLLLEVPVLSLMKMGHQISSHIETHFRHLSWNFFSHSPQRPHGCLFPIIWNMIMKLQRNLQYPLLVPVLSINNVELYQISSQIGIPLQLLHYFLLIPNDPWSPHNNLFLII, from the exons ATGCCACTATTGCCTGTCCAATTCCTTCCCGGCCATCCTGCTCTGTACTTTCCAAATCTCAACTGTCCTCTTAACACAGACTTAACACCCTGTGGAGCCCTCAGCATCTTCTTTCACTTTTGTTCTTTTGGCCTTGTCCTCCTCCCCACACTTTATCAAAGCTTCACGCGGTGTTGGGTGTTCCACTTCGTTTCTGTGTTGAGAACAACCCAGAAACGAAGCTGCCATTTCTACGACCTCCAATTAAGGATTGTTCGAGTTCAACCCACATCCTTG GATGCTGCCAAGATTTTCGTTGAACTGCTTCTTGAATATGTACTCAATAACCACCTTATTAAAAGAGAATTAACAATGTTGCAGGCTTTTCAGATATCTCTG TGTTGGACTGCAGCGTCATTGCTGAAGCAGAAAGTCAATCACAAAGAATCCCTTGCCTGTGTGAAGAAGCATCTTAACTTCAATTGCAATAAGGACGAGGTGGACTACGTGTATGCAATGCTGCAGTGTCTGAAAAGTACAGCATATTTTAAGGCTGCAGAGTCTCCAAAATTTGCTGAATCATCTTGTAGATGTCCTTTGAAGGACCATTCAGATGCAAAGGTTTCTCACTCTGTCACTTGTAAATTCCATAAGGTCACATCAGAGCATGGTGACTTGTCACTAAATCAAGAATATATAGCACAAAAGGATGTCTCAAAGAGTATCAAACAAATTCAGAAAAAGTTccaaaagaagatgaaaaaaTTTAATGATAAGCAATTGAAAGAGAGAAGTGAAATTTTGAGAAGTTAcaaggaagagaaggaaaaCCTGGAATTTAAGCACAAAATAGAGTCCATTGTTATTCGAACTTGTTTGTGGAGAAATATATTGCTCAAAAAAGGTAAGCCTAAAATGTGGGAAAttgaacaagaaaaagaagtgGAAGACCATAAACACCAAATGGAAATGCGTCTTGAACATCTCAAGAAATTGCAGCTGGAAGCAGCAAGCAAGCTAAAGAAGAAGGAGGACACATGGGTAGAAGAATTGAAAAGATGGGCTCATGATGAATTGTTTTATAGGCCATCTTTAGATGCACCTGAGTCTGCACATAGCATGACCGTGGGAGTGATGGAATTGTCTAAAACAGCTGATTATGTTACTGATAAAGCATGCAGTCGTCCCATTACAGCAACAACTCCATCTTGGTCCATTAGCACCAATTCTGCATTAGATACAATGACTTCTGAGGCTGGTTTATTTACTGATGTTATGGGGAAGAACAATTCTGGCAAGTCTTGTCATGATCAAGAGAATTTTGTATCTGTAAACTCTGGTGCCAAAAACTTTATTACTGTTGGAGGCACTTCTGACAATGCTGAGGTTCTGCTGGATGTTACTGAAATCTGCTCTACTGCTGCTCTAACTGAAGCTATAACCTTCAGTCTTCCTTCATTTGATGAATGCCTTCACAATACAAATCCATTACCCATTTCTGATGCAGTGGTCAGACTAGAAGTGGCTGAAACTGTCAATTCAGTTGATGGTCCACAGCGACCCCTTCTTTTGAATCTGACATCTCTAGAACAGAATCCTAATGGTGCCGCAGTAAGTGTTCCTGACAGTGAGGCTCCAGTGGGATTGCATGAGACCATCAGTACAGGTCATGATTTGTGTAATGTTGGGTCCGAGATCCCACATTCATGTGAGGAACAAGCTCATGTAATCAGTCCAGTGACTATGCAAGATAAAGAGGCCGAAACGGGAGTGCATGTCATGTTAGATGATGACCTAGAGAATCTTGTTGCAATGGATTTACCTTCATCTGAAGAACAGATCTCCAAAAGTGCCACAGAAAAGGAGAACAGTCAAGTGCATGAGACTATCAGTTCAAGTCATGATTTGCATAATGTTGTATCCGTGATCCCACCTTCATCTGAAGGACGAAATCTTATGATGAGCATAGCAACTGTGCAAGATAAAGAGGCTGAAGCTGGAGTGCTTGATAAAGAGTCCAATGACTATGCAAGTTTGGGTGAGGACCAAGGGAATCTTGTCAATGTCCATTCATCTTCATCTGAAGAAAAAATCGCTGAAAGCACCTCAGGGAAACTGAATGGTGAAGCACAGATTTTGGCTTCTGATAGTGCAACTCAGGTCAATCAGCAGAACTTAGTTGATTCTGCAGTCAATGGAAACTCTAATCAGGAAATGCCCCTGGACAGTTCACCCTCG GCAGACCAAGACCATGGTACTGATATGTTAGCCACATCAAGTGCAGCACAAGATGGAGATGCACAAGCTTGCGTAAATCAGAATACTTGTCAACCTATGGACTCCCATTTCCATGATGGAATTGAATTTCAGCCAAGTAGTGAAGACTCTGACTTTAATCAAGTTACCCATGTTGCAATGCAATTTAATGCGAACCTCCCTGCTTTTTCAGAACAAACTGGTTTGCAACCTCTGACAAGTTTTTCCTTGAATCAGCCATCTTATGTACCTACTAATGGCTTTGGTCTACCTTTCTCAGACACAAGATCAACATTTGTTACATCTAATTTGCCTCTTCCTTTCAACtgtgatttgcttcaaaaggaattggaaagattgggaagagaaagagaagaaaacctCAAGTCTCATGAAAATAAA AAGCTGCAATTGAAATCTGATATGGAGAAGGGGATAGAGGAATTGAAAGCTGAAATTTGTCAAGAATATGAGACTGAACTCCAACAGATAGAGGCAgaatttttccttaaaaaggAAGATTTGCTTGCAGTTCACGGAAAAGTATTAATCCATACGATGTTGGCTCGGGCATGGGATCTGGCTTTCAAGTCCATTGGCAAGGATAATACAGGTTCAAGTTCATCTGGAGTGCATCATG ATGGGAATTTTGCTGTTGACCGCCAACTGGTTCAGTCATGTATGCAGCAAAATGCACAAATGCCTTCTCTAGTTTCCAATTCATCTTTGGCCAACCCTCCTGCAGCTTGCAGACAGACAACCCCACTTGCACTGGCAACCAGTCCACACTATGCAGCTCCACTGATACAGAATGTTGATCTTTTGCCTACTTCTTCTCCTGGCCTTTCTTCGACCAATGCAGCAAGTCACCCCCACATCGGTTCCTTCTCCTCTTCAACAGGAAGACCCCAAGGTAGAGTTGAGATTCGTTCGCCTCTCCCACATCTTCAACCTCGTAGACCTTCAACACCCTTTACTGGAGGTACCAGTCCTTTCTCTCATGAAGATGGGTCATCAAATCAGCAGTCACATAGAAGCTCACCTTCATCGTCTCTCCTGGAACTTTTTCTCACACAAACCCCGGCACCCACACAGATGTCTGTTCCATATAATATGGGACATGATCATGAAACTGCAGGGGAACCTTCAATATCCGTTACTGGTACCAGTCCTGTCTATCCACAATGTGAAGTTATATCAAATCAGCAGCCACATAGGAATTTCCCTCCATCGCTTTCATCTCATAGGCAACGACCTTTGGCCTTCACACAACAATTTGATCTTTTGCCTACTCCTCCTCCTGGCCTTTCTTCGACCAATGCAGCAAGTCACCCCCACATGGGTTCCTTCTCCTCTTCGACAGGAAGACCCCAAGGTAGAGTTGAGATTCGTTCGCCTCTCCCACATCTTCAACCTCGTAGACCTTCAACACCCTTGACTAGAGGTAACAGTCCTTTCTCTCATAAAGATGGGTCATCGAATCAGCAGTCACATAGAAGCTCACCTTCGTCGTCTCTCCTGGAACTTTTTCTCACACAACCCCCGCGCCCACACAGATGTTTGTTCCCTATAATATACAACATGATCATGAAACTGCAGGGGAACCTTCAATATCCGTTACTGGTACCGGTCTTGTCTATCCACAATGTGAAGTTATATCAAATCAGCAGCCACATAGGAATTCCCCTCCATCTCCCTTACTTTCATCTCATACTCAACGACCTTTGGcctccacacacacacaatttgATCTTTTGCCTACTCCTTCTCCTGGCCTTTCTTCGACCAATGCAGCAAGTCACCCCCACATCGGTTCCTTCTCCTCTTCAACAGGAAGACCCCAAGGTAGAGTTGAGATTCGTGCCCCTCCCCCACATCTTCAACCTCGTAGACTTTCAACACCTTTTACTGGAGGTACCAGTCCTTTCTCTCATGAAGATGGGTCATCAAATCAGCAGTCACATAGAAACTCACTTTCGTCATCTCTCCTGGAACTTTTTCTCACACAGCCCCCAGCGCCCACACGGATGTCTGTTCCCTATAATATGGAACATGATCATGAAACTGCAGAGGAACCTTCAATATCCGTTACTGGTACCAGTCCTGTCTATCAACAATGTAGAGTTGTATCAAATCAGCAGCCAGATAGGAATTCCCCTCCAGCTCCTCCATTATTTTCTCCTCATACCCAACGACCCTTGGTCCCCACACAACAATTTGTTCCTGATAATATAG
- the LOC112200477 gene encoding helicase protein MOM1 isoform X4, giving the protein MPLLPVQFLPGHPALYFPNLNCPLNTDLTPCGALSIFFHFCSFGLVLLPTLYQSFTRCWVFHFVSVLRTTQKRSCHFYDLQLRIVRVQPTSLDAAKIFVELLLEYVLNNHLIKRELTMLQAFQISLCWTAASLLKQKVNHKESLACVKKHLNFNCNKDEVDYVYAMLQCLKSTAYFKAAESPKFAESSCRCPLKDHSDAKVSHSVTCKFHKVTSEHGDLSLNQEYIAQKDVSKSIKQIQKKFQKKMKKFNDKQLKERSEILRSYKEEKENLEFKHKIESIVIRTCLWRNILLKKGKPKMWEIEQEKEVEDHKHQMEMRLEHLKKLQLEAASKLKKKEDTWVEELKRWAHDELFYRPSLDAPESAHSMTVGVMELSKTADYVTDKACSRPITATTPSWSISTNSALDTMTSEAGLFTDVMGKNNSGKSCHDQENFVSVNSGAKNFITVGGTSDNAEVLLDVTEICSTAALTEAITFSLPSFDECLHNTNPLPISDAVVRLEVAETVNSVDGPQRPLLLNLTSLEQNPNGAAVSVPDSEAPVGLHETISTGHDLCNVGSEIPHSCEEQAHVISPVTMQDKEAETGVHVMLDDDLENLVAMDLPSSEEQISKSATEKENSQVHETISSSHDLHNVVSVIPPSSEGRNLMMSIATVQDKEAEAGVLDKESNDYASLGEDQGNLVNVHSSSSEEKIAESTSGKLNGEAQILASDSATQVNQQNLVDSAVNGNSNQEMPLDSSPSVQPLIALVLGGSLTANQADQDHGTDMLATSSAAQDGDAQACVNQNTCQPMDSHFHDGIEFQPSSEDSDFNQVTHVAMQFNANLPAFSEQTDTRSTFVTSNLPLPFNCDLLQKELERLGREREENLKSHENKKLQLKSDMEKGIEELKAEICQEYETELQQIEAEFFLKKEDLLAVHGKVLIHTMLARAWDLAFKSIGKDNTGSSSSGVHHDGNFAVDRQLVQSCMQQNAQMPSLVSNSSLANPPAACRQTTPLALATSPHYAAPLIQNVDLLPTSSPGLSSTNAASHPHIGSFSSSTGRPQGRVEIRSPLPHLQPRRPSTPFTGGTSPFSHEDGSSNQQSHRSSPSSSLLELFLTQTPAPTQMSVPYNMGHDHETAGEPSISVTGTSPVYPQCEVISNQQPHRNFPPSLSSHRQRPLAFTQQFDLLPTPPPGLSSTNAASHPHMGSFSSSTGRPQGRVEIRSPLPHLQPRRPSTPLTRGNSPFSHKDGSSNQQSHRSSPSSSLLELFLTQPPRPHRCLFPIIYNMIMKLQGNLQYPLLVPVLSIHNVKLYQISSHIGIPLHLPYFHLILNDLWPPHTHNLIFCLLLLLAFLRPMQQVTPTSVPSPLQQEDPKVELRFVPLPHIFNLVDFQHLLLEVPVLSLMKMGHQISSHIETHFRHLSWNFFSHSPQRPHGCLFPIIWNMIMKLQRNLQYPLLVPVLSINNVELYQISSQIGIPLQLLHYFLLIPNDPWSPHNNLFLII; this is encoded by the exons ATGCCACTATTGCCTGTCCAATTCCTTCCCGGCCATCCTGCTCTGTACTTTCCAAATCTCAACTGTCCTCTTAACACAGACTTAACACCCTGTGGAGCCCTCAGCATCTTCTTTCACTTTTGTTCTTTTGGCCTTGTCCTCCTCCCCACACTTTATCAAAGCTTCACGCGGTGTTGGGTGTTCCACTTCGTTTCTGTGTTGAGAACAACCCAGAAACGAAGCTGCCATTTCTACGACCTCCAATTAAGGATTGTTCGAGTTCAACCCACATCCTTG GATGCTGCCAAGATTTTCGTTGAACTGCTTCTTGAATATGTACTCAATAACCACCTTATTAAAAGAGAATTAACAATGTTGCAGGCTTTTCAGATATCTCTG TGTTGGACTGCAGCGTCATTGCTGAAGCAGAAAGTCAATCACAAAGAATCCCTTGCCTGTGTGAAGAAGCATCTTAACTTCAATTGCAATAAGGACGAGGTGGACTACGTGTATGCAATGCTGCAGTGTCTGAAAAGTACAGCATATTTTAAGGCTGCAGAGTCTCCAAAATTTGCTGAATCATCTTGTAGATGTCCTTTGAAGGACCATTCAGATGCAAAGGTTTCTCACTCTGTCACTTGTAAATTCCATAAGGTCACATCAGAGCATGGTGACTTGTCACTAAATCAAGAATATATAGCACAAAAGGATGTCTCAAAGAGTATCAAACAAATTCAGAAAAAGTTccaaaagaagatgaaaaaaTTTAATGATAAGCAATTGAAAGAGAGAAGTGAAATTTTGAGAAGTTAcaaggaagagaaggaaaaCCTGGAATTTAAGCACAAAATAGAGTCCATTGTTATTCGAACTTGTTTGTGGAGAAATATATTGCTCAAAAAAGGTAAGCCTAAAATGTGGGAAAttgaacaagaaaaagaagtgGAAGACCATAAACACCAAATGGAAATGCGTCTTGAACATCTCAAGAAATTGCAGCTGGAAGCAGCAAGCAAGCTAAAGAAGAAGGAGGACACATGGGTAGAAGAATTGAAAAGATGGGCTCATGATGAATTGTTTTATAGGCCATCTTTAGATGCACCTGAGTCTGCACATAGCATGACCGTGGGAGTGATGGAATTGTCTAAAACAGCTGATTATGTTACTGATAAAGCATGCAGTCGTCCCATTACAGCAACAACTCCATCTTGGTCCATTAGCACCAATTCTGCATTAGATACAATGACTTCTGAGGCTGGTTTATTTACTGATGTTATGGGGAAGAACAATTCTGGCAAGTCTTGTCATGATCAAGAGAATTTTGTATCTGTAAACTCTGGTGCCAAAAACTTTATTACTGTTGGAGGCACTTCTGACAATGCTGAGGTTCTGCTGGATGTTACTGAAATCTGCTCTACTGCTGCTCTAACTGAAGCTATAACCTTCAGTCTTCCTTCATTTGATGAATGCCTTCACAATACAAATCCATTACCCATTTCTGATGCAGTGGTCAGACTAGAAGTGGCTGAAACTGTCAATTCAGTTGATGGTCCACAGCGACCCCTTCTTTTGAATCTGACATCTCTAGAACAGAATCCTAATGGTGCCGCAGTAAGTGTTCCTGACAGTGAGGCTCCAGTGGGATTGCATGAGACCATCAGTACAGGTCATGATTTGTGTAATGTTGGGTCCGAGATCCCACATTCATGTGAGGAACAAGCTCATGTAATCAGTCCAGTGACTATGCAAGATAAAGAGGCCGAAACGGGAGTGCATGTCATGTTAGATGATGACCTAGAGAATCTTGTTGCAATGGATTTACCTTCATCTGAAGAACAGATCTCCAAAAGTGCCACAGAAAAGGAGAACAGTCAAGTGCATGAGACTATCAGTTCAAGTCATGATTTGCATAATGTTGTATCCGTGATCCCACCTTCATCTGAAGGACGAAATCTTATGATGAGCATAGCAACTGTGCAAGATAAAGAGGCTGAAGCTGGAGTGCTTGATAAAGAGTCCAATGACTATGCAAGTTTGGGTGAGGACCAAGGGAATCTTGTCAATGTCCATTCATCTTCATCTGAAGAAAAAATCGCTGAAAGCACCTCAGGGAAACTGAATGGTGAAGCACAGATTTTGGCTTCTGATAGTGCAACTCAGGTCAATCAGCAGAACTTAGTTGATTCTGCAGTCAATGGAAACTCTAATCAGGAAATGCCCCTGGACAGTTCACCCTCGGTACAGCCTCTGATAGCCTTGGTTCTTGGTGGTTCACTAACAGCAAATCAG GCAGACCAAGACCATGGTACTGATATGTTAGCCACATCAAGTGCAGCACAAGATGGAGATGCACAAGCTTGCGTAAATCAGAATACTTGTCAACCTATGGACTCCCATTTCCATGATGGAATTGAATTTCAGCCAAGTAGTGAAGACTCTGACTTTAATCAAGTTACCCATGTTGCAATGCAATTTAATGCGAACCTCCCTGCTTTTTCAGAACAAACTG ACACAAGATCAACATTTGTTACATCTAATTTGCCTCTTCCTTTCAACtgtgatttgcttcaaaaggaattggaaagattgggaagagaaagagaagaaaacctCAAGTCTCATGAAAATAAA AAGCTGCAATTGAAATCTGATATGGAGAAGGGGATAGAGGAATTGAAAGCTGAAATTTGTCAAGAATATGAGACTGAACTCCAACAGATAGAGGCAgaatttttccttaaaaaggAAGATTTGCTTGCAGTTCACGGAAAAGTATTAATCCATACGATGTTGGCTCGGGCATGGGATCTGGCTTTCAAGTCCATTGGCAAGGATAATACAGGTTCAAGTTCATCTGGAGTGCATCATG ATGGGAATTTTGCTGTTGACCGCCAACTGGTTCAGTCATGTATGCAGCAAAATGCACAAATGCCTTCTCTAGTTTCCAATTCATCTTTGGCCAACCCTCCTGCAGCTTGCAGACAGACAACCCCACTTGCACTGGCAACCAGTCCACACTATGCAGCTCCACTGATACAGAATGTTGATCTTTTGCCTACTTCTTCTCCTGGCCTTTCTTCGACCAATGCAGCAAGTCACCCCCACATCGGTTCCTTCTCCTCTTCAACAGGAAGACCCCAAGGTAGAGTTGAGATTCGTTCGCCTCTCCCACATCTTCAACCTCGTAGACCTTCAACACCCTTTACTGGAGGTACCAGTCCTTTCTCTCATGAAGATGGGTCATCAAATCAGCAGTCACATAGAAGCTCACCTTCATCGTCTCTCCTGGAACTTTTTCTCACACAAACCCCGGCACCCACACAGATGTCTGTTCCATATAATATGGGACATGATCATGAAACTGCAGGGGAACCTTCAATATCCGTTACTGGTACCAGTCCTGTCTATCCACAATGTGAAGTTATATCAAATCAGCAGCCACATAGGAATTTCCCTCCATCGCTTTCATCTCATAGGCAACGACCTTTGGCCTTCACACAACAATTTGATCTTTTGCCTACTCCTCCTCCTGGCCTTTCTTCGACCAATGCAGCAAGTCACCCCCACATGGGTTCCTTCTCCTCTTCGACAGGAAGACCCCAAGGTAGAGTTGAGATTCGTTCGCCTCTCCCACATCTTCAACCTCGTAGACCTTCAACACCCTTGACTAGAGGTAACAGTCCTTTCTCTCATAAAGATGGGTCATCGAATCAGCAGTCACATAGAAGCTCACCTTCGTCGTCTCTCCTGGAACTTTTTCTCACACAACCCCCGCGCCCACACAGATGTTTGTTCCCTATAATATACAACATGATCATGAAACTGCAGGGGAACCTTCAATATCCGTTACTGGTACCGGTCTTGTCTATCCACAATGTGAAGTTATATCAAATCAGCAGCCACATAGGAATTCCCCTCCATCTCCCTTACTTTCATCTCATACTCAACGACCTTTGGcctccacacacacacaatttgATCTTTTGCCTACTCCTTCTCCTGGCCTTTCTTCGACCAATGCAGCAAGTCACCCCCACATCGGTTCCTTCTCCTCTTCAACAGGAAGACCCCAAGGTAGAGTTGAGATTCGTGCCCCTCCCCCACATCTTCAACCTCGTAGACTTTCAACACCTTTTACTGGAGGTACCAGTCCTTTCTCTCATGAAGATGGGTCATCAAATCAGCAGTCACATAGAAACTCACTTTCGTCATCTCTCCTGGAACTTTTTCTCACACAGCCCCCAGCGCCCACACGGATGTCTGTTCCCTATAATATGGAACATGATCATGAAACTGCAGAGGAACCTTCAATATCCGTTACTGGTACCAGTCCTGTCTATCAACAATGTAGAGTTGTATCAAATCAGCAGCCAGATAGGAATTCCCCTCCAGCTCCTCCATTATTTTCTCCTCATACCCAACGACCCTTGGTCCCCACACAACAATTTGTTCCTGATAATATAG